In Amycolatopsis methanolica 239, a single genomic region encodes these proteins:
- a CDS encoding TatD family hydrolase has product MRLFDPHIHMTSRTTDDYEAMYAAGVRALVEPAFWLGQPRTGVSSFTDYFDGLIGWERFRAAQFGIRHHCTIALNPKEANDPRCTPVLDVLPRYLAKDGVVAVGEVGYDSMTPAEDDAFARQLEMAKEHDLPVLVHTPHRDKLEGTKRTLAVVAESGIAPERVVVDHLNEVTVGLVKESGCWMGFSIYPDTKMDEQRMVAILREHGTEKMLVNSAADWGRSDPLKVHKTGLAMLHGGFTESDVDTVLWDNPVAFYGQSGRLVLDELPGFSAAKETFEGNSVLRGGRDEAVA; this is encoded by the coding sequence ATGCGCCTGTTCGATCCGCACATCCACATGACCTCCCGCACCACCGACGACTACGAGGCCATGTACGCCGCCGGCGTGCGGGCACTGGTCGAGCCGGCGTTCTGGCTCGGCCAGCCGCGCACCGGCGTGTCGTCGTTCACCGACTACTTCGACGGCCTGATCGGCTGGGAACGCTTCCGCGCCGCCCAGTTCGGCATCCGCCACCACTGCACCATCGCGCTGAACCCCAAGGAGGCCAACGACCCGCGCTGCACGCCGGTGCTGGACGTGCTGCCGCGTTACCTCGCCAAGGACGGCGTGGTCGCGGTCGGCGAGGTCGGCTACGACTCGATGACCCCGGCCGAGGACGACGCCTTCGCCCGCCAGCTGGAGATGGCGAAGGAGCACGACCTGCCGGTGCTGGTGCACACCCCGCACCGGGACAAGCTGGAAGGCACCAAGCGCACGCTCGCCGTGGTGGCCGAGTCCGGCATCGCGCCGGAGCGGGTCGTGGTCGACCACCTCAACGAGGTCACTGTCGGCCTGGTCAAGGAGTCCGGCTGCTGGATGGGCTTCTCCATCTACCCGGACACCAAGATGGACGAGCAGCGCATGGTCGCGATCCTGCGCGAGCACGGCACGGAGAAGATGCTGGTCAACTCCGCCGCCGATTGGGGCCGCTCGGACCCGCTGAAGGTGCACAAGACCGGGCTGGCGATGCTCCACGGGGGGTTCACGGAGTCCGATGTGGACACCGTGCTGTGGGACAACCCGGTCGCCTTCTACGGCCAGAGCGGGCGGCTGGTGCTCGACGAGCTGCCCGGCTTCAGCGCGGCCAAGGAGACCTTCGAGGGCAACTCCGTGCTGCGCGGCGGGCGGGACGAGGCGGTCGCGTGA
- a CDS encoding EboA domain-containing protein codes for MSGYHLGYGTNGFAGHRLDDALAIIAGLGYTSVALTLDHQHLDPYADDLSARVDRVAARLDELGLRCVVETGARFLLDPWHKHEPTLVSENADKRLDFLARAIRVAEGLGADCVSFWSGVSTVDEATAWERLRSRMPAVLAEADRRGVRLGLEPEPGMLVETLSDALRLRAETGDPDLLGITLDVGHCVAVEPQDAAACIRQAKGLLVNVQLDDMRPGVHEHLEFGDGQLDLPATLTALDEIGYTGVAAVELPRHSHAAPQVARAALTALRAARLDQSWLGEAQRRIAGDPTAVRTLFPAAGRHVGRGPLHPGSDPDGLVHGTADDLARTRLLTTLAAALPAGEFAAELADLYRYGDGAERRGVLRALSAVGDKAVATGLELVRDALRSNDTGLIAAALGPFAARHLDQHGWRHGVLKCLFTGIPLAAVAELDRRADDELRRMITDYAGERRAAGRAVPADALRFLEEAP; via the coding sequence ATGAGCGGCTACCACCTCGGCTACGGCACCAACGGCTTCGCGGGCCACCGGCTGGACGACGCGCTGGCCATCATCGCCGGCCTCGGCTACACCTCGGTCGCGCTGACGCTGGACCACCAGCACCTCGACCCGTACGCCGACGACCTGTCCGCACGCGTGGACCGGGTCGCCGCGCGGCTGGACGAGCTGGGCCTGCGCTGCGTCGTGGAGACCGGCGCGCGGTTCCTGCTCGACCCGTGGCACAAGCACGAACCGACCCTGGTCAGCGAGAACGCGGACAAGAGGCTGGACTTCCTGGCGCGGGCGATCCGGGTCGCGGAAGGCCTGGGCGCCGACTGCGTGTCGTTCTGGTCCGGCGTGTCCACTGTGGACGAGGCGACCGCGTGGGAGCGGCTGCGGTCGCGGATGCCCGCGGTGCTGGCCGAGGCGGACCGGCGCGGTGTCCGCCTCGGCCTCGAACCGGAACCCGGGATGCTCGTCGAGACGCTGTCCGACGCGCTGCGCCTGCGCGCCGAAACGGGTGATCCGGACTTGCTCGGGATCACCCTCGACGTCGGGCACTGCGTCGCCGTGGAGCCGCAGGACGCGGCCGCGTGCATCCGGCAGGCCAAGGGCCTGCTGGTCAACGTGCAGCTGGACGACATGCGGCCGGGGGTGCACGAGCACCTCGAGTTCGGCGACGGGCAGCTGGACCTGCCCGCCACGCTCACCGCGCTGGACGAGATCGGCTACACCGGGGTGGCCGCGGTCGAGCTGCCCCGGCACAGCCACGCCGCGCCGCAGGTCGCCCGCGCCGCGCTGACCGCGTTGCGGGCCGCGCGGCTCGACCAGTCCTGGCTGGGCGAGGCGCAACGGCGCATCGCCGGTGACCCCACGGCCGTGCGGACCCTGTTCCCGGCGGCCGGACGGCACGTCGGGCGGGGGCCGCTGCACCCGGGCTCCGATCCGGACGGCCTGGTCCACGGCACCGCGGACGACCTGGCCCGGACCCGGCTGCTGACCACGCTCGCCGCGGCACTGCCCGCCGGGGAGTTCGCGGCGGAACTGGCCGACCTCTACCGCTACGGCGACGGCGCCGAGCGGCGGGGCGTGCTGCGGGCGTTGTCCGCGGTGGGCGACAAGGCCGTCGCCACCGGCCTCGAACTGGTCCGCGACGCCCTGCGCAGCAACGACACCGGCCTGATCGCCGCCGCGCTCGGCCCGTTCGCCGCCCGCCACCTCGACCAGCACGGTTGGCGCCACGGCGTGCTGAAGTGCCTGTTCACCGGCATCCCGCTGGCCGCGGTCGCCGAGCTGGACCGGCGGGCCGACGACGAGCTGCGCCGCATGATCACCGACTACGCGGGGGAGCGCAGGGCGGCCGGCCGCGCCGTCCCCGCCGACGCACTCCGCTTCCTGGAAGAGGCACCCTGA